Within the Tistrella mobilis genome, the region ATCCTGGTGACGGCGCTCGCCTTCAACGGGTTGGGCGACAGCGTGCGCATGTTGCTGGACCCGACCACGCGCAGCGGCCGCTGACCGCGGCCGTGCCATCCTCCCGGAACGCTCACTGGAAGCGGCCTGCCGCTTCCGGTAGCGTTTTCGCGTGTCCGATCATGGAACTGCGGGAGGAAACATGTCCGAAGGTGCGGCCGAGGGCCGGCGGAAGCTGATCGACCGCTGGTGGCCCCTGGGCCTGGTGACGGCGGCGATCGTGTTCTTCGTCTGGCTGGCCGACGAGGTGATGGAGGGGGAGACCGAGGCGCTGGATCGCGCCGTGCTCAAAAGCCTGCGCAACCCCGCCGACCCGGCCGATCCGCTGGGCCCCCACTGGCTGGAAACCGGCTTCGCCGACCTGACCGCACTTGGCAGCACCACGGTGCTGGGGCTGATGACCCTGGTCGTGGTCGGCTATCTGCTGATCCGCCGCAGCCGCGCGGCTGCGCTGACCGTGGCGCTGTCGGTGATCGGCGGCACGGTGTTGAGCTTCGGCCTGAAACTGGTCTTCGAGCGGCCGCGGCCGGATCTGGTCGCCCATCTGGTGGAGGTGCAGACGGCGAGCTTCCCCTCTGCCCATGCCATGCTGTCGGCCACCACCTACCTCACGCTCGGCGCCCTGCTCGCACGGTTCGAGGACCGGCGGCGGCTGAAGAGCTATGTGCTGGCGGTCGCGATCGGGCTCACCTTTCTGGTCGGGATCAGCCGGATCTATCTGGGCGTCCACTGGCCGACCGACGTCATCGCCGGCTGGTGCGCAGGCGCCGCCTGGGCGGTCGCCTGTGCACGGGCCGTCTCTGGTCGATGATGCCGGCGATCTTGTGGACGGCGCCCGCACCCTCGACAGTATCCGGCCCAGCCGTTGCCGGCCTTCATACCTGGAGCAGGTGGACGTCTGCCGTCAGGCGGGGGCCATGCCGCGCCGGCATCCCCGAGCACCTACTGCATGATCAGCCTTTGGCAAACAGCCGCCCGTCATCGTCGAAGGCCTTGAATTCAAGGGCATTGCCCGAGGGGTCCAGAATGAACAATGTCGCCTGTTCCCCCGGCTGGCCCTCGAACCGGATGCGCGGGCGGATCACCCAGCGCGTGCCCTCATTGGCCTCCAGACGCGCTGCCAGGGCCCGCCACTGATCCATGGTCAGCACCACGCCGAAATGCGGCACGGGCACGTCGTCGCCGTCGACCGGATTGCGGGCAGCGATGGCGCGGTCGAGCTTCGGGTCCAGATGGGCCACCACCTGATGGCCGTAAAGATCGAAATCGATCCAGTGCACGTCCTCGCGGCCGGTGCCGCAGCCGAGCACACCGACATAGAAGCTGCGGGTCTCTTCCAGGTCGAGCACCGGGAAGGCGAGGTGGAAGGGGCGGATGGCGGTCATGGCGCGTGATCCCATGTCTGATTGGCGCGGAGTCTCTCTGCGCGGGTGTGCAGTCGTCCTCGGCTGCCATCATCTCTCATGGCGTTGGCGGATCAAATGGTGCCGGTTATCATATGCTGATGCTTCTGGTGCATGAAAGGCGCCCCCTTGGCTACCGATGCCGCCGCCCGCCTGCTTGCCGCCGAACTCGCCGTGATCGAGGCGGCCTGCCGGCATATGAACCTGACCGCCGCCGGCCGTGAACTCGGCCTGGGCCAGAGCGTGATGAGCCGGCGGATCGCGGCGGTCGAGGCGGCGCTGGGCGTGCCGATCTTCCTGCGCGACGGCCGTCGGCTGCGGCTCAGCCCCCAGGGTGCCGCCCTGCTGCCGGCGATCCGGGCGGCGTCGGACCGGCTGGAAGCGGCGGTGGCCATGCTGGGTGCGGCCGGGCCGGACGAGGTGGCGGGCACGCTCAGGCTCGGCACCCTGCCGACCTTCGCCGCGGCCTGGCTGGCGCCGCGGCTGGCGGGGTTCGCCGTCCGTCATCCGGCGGTTGCGATCGATCTGTCGACCATCGGGGCTGATTTCGCCGATGGCCGCAAGGATGCCGTCACCTGGGATGGAGAGGCGGTGGACGCGGTGATCAGCTGGGGGCGGGGCGGCTGGCGCGGTTTTGCCGCCCGGCGCCTGTTCGACGAACGGGTCATACCGGTCGCCGCCCCCGGCCTTGCCCTGCCCGACGATCCGGCTCGGCTGGGCCGCGAGGGGCCGCCGCTCATCCGCCACACCACCCGGGCCGATCTCTGGCCCGACTGGGCCGGGGCTGCGGGCCTGCCGCCGCAGGGCTTCCGGCCCTCGCCGCAGGGGGCCGGGACCGATGGTGCGGCGGGCCGGCGGGCGGAGCCGCGCTTCGAGCACTTCTTCATGATCCTGGCGGCGGCAGTGGCGGGGCTGGGCATCGCGCTGGTGCCCGAAGCCTTCGCCCGGGCGGATCTGGCTGCGGGTCGGCTGCAGAGGGTGGCGCCGGCCTTGCCGGCCCTGCGGAGCGGCGCGGCCTATTGGCTGATCACCACCGATGCCCTCAGCACCCATCCGCGTATTCGCGCCTTCAGGGAGTGGATCACCGAAGAGGCCGCAGAGTGTGCAACCGAAACCGCCCAGTATCTGGCGAAATAAATCCATCTATGGGATAGTTTGTTGCATTGCGCGTCATAACCGGAGCTTCCCAACCGATGACTGCCCGTGCGGATCCAGAGCTGACCTGTGACGTGATCATGAAAGGGGGGATCACCTCCGGCGTCGTCTACCCCAAGGCGATCCTGCAACTGGCGGCGATGTATCGTTTTCGCAGTGTCGGCGGGACATCGGCCGGCGCGATCGCGGCCTCGATCACGGCTGCGGCGGAATACGGCCGGGCATCCGGCGGCTTCGAGACCCTGGGCGCCATCCCCGACACTTTGCAGACCCGGCTGCTGGATCTGTTCCAGCCCGATCCGCGGGCGCGGGATCTGTTCGATCTGATCCTGACCGCGGGGCTGCAGCGCCGCCCGATGGCTGCGCTGCCGCTGCTGATCCGCGCGGGCCTGCCCTGGAACCTGGTCGCCCTGCTGCCGGGGCTGCTGCTGATCTGGTTCGCCGATGGCTGGGCCGGCTGGCTGGCGGGCGGCTTGCTCGCCCTGTTCCTGACGCTGATCGCCAGCGCCGGGATCGCGATCTGGCGGTTGTACCGCCTGTTGCCGACGCTGGATTACGGCCTCTGCCCCGGTTCGGCGCCGGACGGGGCGAGCCCCGGTTTTCCGCCGCTCTCGGACTGGCTGACCGACACGATCGACGCCGCGGCGCATGTGCAGGGTCCGGGGCAGGGGCAGGGGCGGGGCGGCCGGCCGCTGATCTTCTCGGATCTCTGGGCCGGCGGACCCGGTGGTATCGAGGGTACGCCGGCGCATCCCGCGATCAAT harbors:
- a CDS encoding phosphatase PAP2 family protein, which translates into the protein MSEGAAEGRRKLIDRWWPLGLVTAAIVFFVWLADEVMEGETEALDRAVLKSLRNPADPADPLGPHWLETGFADLTALGSTTVLGLMTLVVVGYLLIRRSRAAALTVALSVIGGTVLSFGLKLVFERPRPDLVAHLVEVQTASFPSAHAMLSATTYLTLGALLARFEDRRRLKSYVLAVAIGLTFLVGISRIYLGVHWPTDVIAGWCAGAAWAVACARAVSGR
- a CDS encoding VOC family protein; this translates as MTAIRPFHLAFPVLDLEETRSFYVGVLGCGTGREDVHWIDFDLYGHQVVAHLDPKLDRAIAARNPVDGDDVPVPHFGVVLTMDQWRALAARLEANEGTRWVIRPRIRFEGQPGEQATLFILDPSGNALEFKAFDDDGRLFAKG
- a CDS encoding LysR substrate-binding domain-containing protein; the protein is MATDAAARLLAAELAVIEAACRHMNLTAAGRELGLGQSVMSRRIAAVEAALGVPIFLRDGRRLRLSPQGAALLPAIRAASDRLEAAVAMLGAAGPDEVAGTLRLGTLPTFAAAWLAPRLAGFAVRHPAVAIDLSTIGADFADGRKDAVTWDGEAVDAVISWGRGGWRGFAARRLFDERVIPVAAPGLALPDDPARLGREGPPLIRHTTRADLWPDWAGAAGLPPQGFRPSPQGAGTDGAAGRRAEPRFEHFFMILAAAVAGLGIALVPEAFARADLAAGRLQRVAPALPALRSGAAYWLITTDALSTHPRIRAFREWITEEAAECATETAQYLAK